CGCCTGCGCGGTATCGGCGTGGTGGCAGACCTGGTTCGCGAAGTTAGCGGGCGGGTGGAAATCATGTGGGAAGGCGCGGCAGCGACGGCGGGGATTGTCGCCCTGGGCGGCGACTGCCACGCAAGCGGCGATGTGCTGCGGGCGACCGTGCCCGAGAGTCGAATGGACGAGGCGATTGACGCGGTGCGACACGCGCGTGCGCGATTGATCTCGGTCACGCCGGTACGCGTAACGCTCGAAGACTACTTCGTTTCGCGACTTGAGGCAGAACAGGCGGTGCACTCATGAGCCGCATCGGGGCAATTGCATTCAACACCTTCCGTGAAGCGGTGCGAGACCGCGTGCTCTACAACCTTGTCGTGTTCGCGATTCTCATGGTGGGATCGGCACTGCTGTTCGGGCAGATTTCGATCGGCATCGAACGGCTTGTTCTGGTGAACCTTGGATTGACGGCGATTTCGCTGTTCGGGATCGTGATCGCAATTTTCATCGGCATCGGGCTGGTTTCGAAAGAGATTGAGAAACGCACGCTCTATACGGTGCTGGCGGCGCGGCCTGTGCGGCGCTGGGAATTCATTATCGGCAAGTTCTTCGGGCTGATCGGCACGCTGGTAGTGAACGCATCGTTCATGGCGGCCGGCTTCTTCGCGGCGCTTCTCTACCTGACACATAAGCTGCAGGCGGCTGATGCCTATCTGCTCGTCGCCATTTACTTCATCGTTTTACAGTTCGTGCTTATCACTTCGCTGGCGTTGCTGTTCTCAACCTTCTCTTCCCCGCTGCTCTCATCGGTATTCGCGTTCTCGCTGTTTGTGATTGGCACATTTGCAGAGGACCTGCGGGGATTCGCGGCCATCGCAAGCGGACCGACGCGATGGCTGGCGGAGGGACTTGCCTACTTTGTGCCCAACTTCGCGGCCTTCAATGTAATCTCGCAGGTGGCACACTCGGTGCCCGTGCCCGGGAAGCTGATTCTTTACAACAGCATCTATGCCGTGCTGTATGCGACGGCGGCGATTTCCGGCGCTGTGCTCATTTTCGAACGCCGCAACCTGAAATGACTTCGCGTAAGCACATCTCGCTTGTGTTCTCGGCGCTGCTGGTGCTGGGCCTGGGCGCGAGTGTCCCGCTGGTGAAGCGGATCGATCGCGCACGAGAAGCTACGGCGCTGCAAGAGGTGCTCTACATCCCTTCAGCGAACACGGTGAAGCGCATGAGCCTGGGATACACCGGCCTGCTGGCCGATGTTTACTGGACGCGAGTGGTGCAGTACTTCGGGGGGAAGCACCACGAAAGAGCGCTGCAATTCAAGCTGCTAGAACCGCTGCTGGACATCACGACGACGCTCGATCCGCACCTGATGGTGGCGTATGAGTTCGGGTCCATCTTCCTCGCACAGCAGCCTCCTGAAGGTGCTGGCGATCCGCAAGCGGCGATCAAGCTGGTTGAGCGCGGCATTCGGGAGAATCCGGCGGCCTGGCGGCTGTACTACCATTTGGGCTTCATCTACTGGCAGGAGCTGGGCGATTCGAAGAAGGCGTCGGAAGTATTCTTGAGAGGGTCGGAAATTCCCGGCGCATTGCCCTGGATGAAAGTGATGGCGGCGACCTTCGCGCAGCACGCCGGAGACGCGGAGATATCGCGCCTGCTGTGGACGAAGATACTGGAAAGCACGGAAGACAAGCACATCCGGGC
Above is a genomic segment from Clostridia bacterium containing:
- a CDS encoding ABC transporter permease, with protein sequence MSRIGAIAFNTFREAVRDRVLYNLVVFAILMVGSALLFGQISIGIERLVLVNLGLTAISLFGIVIAIFIGIGLVSKEIEKRTLYTVLAARPVRRWEFIIGKFFGLIGTLVVNASFMAAGFFAALLYLTHKLQAADAYLLVAIYFIVLQFVLITSLALLFSTFSSPLLSSVFAFSLFVIGTFAEDLRGFAAIASGPTRWLAEGLAYFVPNFAAFNVISQVAHSVPVPGKLILYNSIYAVLYATAAISGAVLIFERRNLK